In Bactrocera oleae isolate idBacOlea1 chromosome 5, idBacOlea1, whole genome shotgun sequence, a genomic segment contains:
- the LOC106615419 gene encoding mucin-4 → MYHRPKIFLLCLILLQIRLYCSLPTINQPFPDSRNYLSPNEKQTLFKPPELEDTIEEVQRILAQDPSLPRLTRGEIEELYEKVTREEYQKSVAAGDMGRADSMRALMLVLPYNTDNNTEENIQELYTRPPVTKVIDAYTPHQPIKFLTPDPSAPLKTETAPIGDFAATTYKPAYSLKTQKLFAPSPTTYHPPPPAPVMFKMTSSVQQGTSGFQPVTNSINDGEYNTNVERNSTPRPVQRYSSHYNAKTAEFLKQRKPVKHETSTVRPVADVLESLGIVGQTQSRNRFTIDDYYAAESAPQPVISTYVPQTVSLTELKELQAYNLSPKIRPDAYSSFKPLNIGEEIRVKPEVEGYLTRFGIVGGRKKKDLKKGNNLKSHNAELTAGESEISTAKVPRRGTAAVASSELEKLLENLQELERLNVNPKVLGPTTTIRPTTSSTTTTTTTPAPTTPNLITNGAPMLIEPKKPRRRIDPNIDINFGNTGNHQTEAPNTDQLSKLLENLQELEKLRIKPDNALKTIAPAANAARTGPLQYATPTPRTANLLNRFNELAPQSTPATRSSAQADAAQLQDVLRQLQAFEQQNARTTTKKPKAQPARAGGGLLAGLGGLGGALAPTDVFNLQKLLTDDRELERLYEQARARQTGRMVTKTTTAKPTTTTTQRALILGDLDDSELQRLFEQARARTSTTAPLTTSTTTTSTSRTPAPSYREFEQLQKYFAELERTRTSTTTTTTTTTSTTTPAPTTTTTPSTTTTTTTTLPPTTATITTTAAPAISSLDLAQRITNSLGAQKTKKTEPDNDQLQELINRVQQLERLNAKNEKIIRATTTDTPIPFIGFTTRKVNAPSSAKSNEQRAPLNDFAHLQELYQQVASAEQDAFGRIEISTAATAAKPSAKRTQKFAQKIIDITNDTGSGSSLQEVEPNDFVQLQKLLSKVKELERVKIHGVHGIVQPATPAPTVGSYTREFTDLTNLVTSASVHTPTVHNSNGAQIIYPEKTHEYKPFEDILKPDYRDPVETKAHVGKKGSAVLEPTSSEELRELAMSAPANPKSSSYDKDFEQYQDFFKQLEDEERSSYKNMQPPMIYKTVTKEPPRFVVAHKPHEVHKPKNGNVQQKADLEELQKLLSNAQELEKLGVTLPAELSDQIETKLTKHATTERTEKQLETVTTQPVHIVTAERPKPSAELHDLKSQVSTAPSSTHKDRSTGYAIVTPESTSAENDIQESSEKEAFFSLTTPKSLAPKEPKSTTPSTLDLPVFSATKIIEAAIKRAANKIGVSTEQTLGFQKRSDTDIYADMDPGSMDDLMGEFSEMNYQLASPDIVVSDAIASKQETVGMEQTTTAADAVDITQDLHELQRLIGNLQELQRLNLTVSSELLRKADAKYLETLKKQQTPTDDTTKNRRQSVTPVVSAATNVAGTSTTPRASTSSGSEQAASDDDADIAPDPVDIAAAADTDSAAVDKVSSDSSSTTTTEESRNGSLADLEESFGGTDTNKEEPKPPKRKNGFYFLADWNSFLEVGDGDDQVIVRLSPKIGDPRLFIPVKIP, encoded by the exons ATGTACCATcgaccgaaaatatttttactctgCCTGATTCTGCTACAAATCCGGCTTTACTGCAGTTTACCTACCATCAATCAACCTTTTCCAGACTCCCGCAATTATTTGAGTCCAAATGAAAAGCAAACACTTTTCAAACCACCCGAGTTGGAGGACACCATTGAAGAGGTGCAGAGAATTTTGGCGCAGGATCCATCTTTGCCACGTTTGACGAG agGTGAAATTGAGGAGCTTTACGAAAAGGTGACGCGTGAAGAGTATCAGAAGAGTGTTGCAGCTGGGGACATGGGACGCGCGGACAGTATGCGTGCGCTCATGCTGGTATTGCCATATAATACAGACAATAACACCGAGGAAAATATACAG GAACTTTATACGCGTCCACCAGTTACGAAAGTAATCGACGCCTATACGCCACATCAACCCATAAAATTTCTTACACCCGATCCCAGCGCCCCTCTGAAAACAGAAACTGCGCCAATCGGGGATTTCGCAGCTACAACCTACAAGCCTGCCTATTCTTTGAAGACACAGAAATTGTTTGCGCCCAGCCCGACCACATATCATCCACCACCACCAGCGCCAGTCATGTTTAAGATGACATCGTCGGTGCAGCAAGGAACGAGTGGTTTTCAACCAGTTACAAATAGCATAAACGATGGCGAATATAACACGAATGTGGAACGTAATTCCACGCCAAGGCCGGTGCAGCGTTATAGCAGCCATTATAATGCAAAAACTGCCGAGTTTCTCAAACAACGCAAGCCTGTAAAGCACGAGACGTCCACCGTACGTCCAGTCGCGGATGTTTTGGAGAGTTTGGGCATTGTTGGTCAGACACAATCACGCAACCGCTTCACTATCGATGATTACTATGCGGCGGAGAGTGCGCCACAACCGGTGATATCAACATATGTGCCGCAGACCGTAAGTCTTACAGAGCTCAAAGAATTGCAAGCCTACAATCTCTCACCGAAGATCAGACCTGATGCTTATTCGAGCTTCAAACCACTAAATATTGGTGAAGAAATACGCGTCAAACCCGAAGTCGAGGGTTATCTTACACGTTTCGGTATTGTTGGTGGTCGTAAAAAGAAGGACTTGAAGAAGGGAAATAATCTGAAATCTCATAACGCTGAGTTAACCGCTGGTGAAAGCGAAATATCCACAGCTAAGGTGCCAAGACGTGGTACAGCCGCCGTGGCGAGCAGTGAACTCGAAAAACTTTTAGAAAACTTGCAAGAACTGGAGCGTTTAAACGTCAATCCCAAAGTGCTAGGTCCAACCACAACTATCCGGCCAACAACCAGCAgcactacaactacaacaacaacaccggcTCCCACAACACCTAATTTAATAACGAATGGCGCACCCATGCTGATAGAACCAAAGAAGCCGCGTAGACGCATTGACCCAAATATCgacataaattttggcaatACGGGCAACCATCAGACAGAAGCGCCCAATACAGATCAACTCAGCAAGTTGCTGGAAAATCTACAGGAACTGGAAAAGTTACGCATCAAACCAGATAATGCGTTAAAAACAATCGCACCAGCGGCTAATGCCGCACGCACAGGACCGCTACAATACGCGACGCCCACGCCGCGCACAGCAAATTTGTTAAACCGCTTTAATGAGCTCGCGCCACAGTCCACACCCGCCACACGCAGTTCAGCGCAAGCAGATGCCGCACAGTTGCAGGATGTACTACGTCAATTGCAGGCATTTGAACAACAGAACGCGCGCACCACTACAAAGAAACCAAAAGCGCAGCCTGCTCGTGCTGGGGGCGGTTTACTGGCCGGACTGGGTGGTCTCGGTGGAGCTTTGGCACCAACAGATGTTTTCAATCTACAGAAATTGCTAACGGATGATCGAGAGCTAGAACGTTTATATGAGCAGGCGCGCGCCAGACAAACCGGTCGAATGGTGACGAAGACCACAACAGCGAAACCAACTACTACAACTACACAGCGCGCTTTGATTTTAGGTGATTTAGATGATTCGGAGCTGCAGCGTCTATTTGAGCAAGCACGTGCACGTACAAGTACTACAGCACCGCTTACCACCTCCACGACAACTACAAGCACATCGCGTACACCGGCGCCTAGTTATCGTGAGTTTGAACAACTACAGAAATACTTTGCGGAGTTGGAAAGAACGCGCACGAGCACAACCACAACTACAACGACGacaacaagcacaacaacaccTGCGcctacaacgacaacaacaccGTCAACAACAACTACGACAACGACAACTTTGCCGCCCACTACAGCCACAATCACTACGACCGCGGCACCGGCTATTAGTTCGTTAGATTTAGCGCAGCGCATTACCAACAGTCTAGGTGCGCAGAAGACCAAAAAAACGGAGCCCGACAACGATCAGCTGCAGGAGCTCATAAATCGCGTACAGCAGCTTGAACGTTTGAACGCCAAAAACGAGAAGATCATACGTGCAACAACCACAGATACACCAATACCATTTATTGGCTTTACCACGCGTAAAGTTAATGCGCCAAGCTCCGCTAAGTCCAACGAGCAACGCGCTCCTTTAAATGATTTCGCGCATTTGCAGGAGCTCTATCAGCAAGTGGCAAGCGCAGAGCAAGACGCATTTGGACGCATTGAAATTTCTACAGCTGCCACTGCAGCTAAACCGTCTGCCAAGCGCACGCAGAAGTTTGCACAGAAGATCATTGATATCACAAATGACACTGGCTCGGGTAGCAGTCTGCAAGAGGTCGAGCCCAATGATTTTGTGCAATTGCAGAAGCTGTTGAGTAAAGTCAAAGAGTTGGAGCGCGTTAAGATACACGGCGTACATGGTATTGTGCAACCAGCCACACCCGCTCCGACTGTCGGTAGCTACACGCGTGAATTCACTGATTTAACAAATTTAGTTACGTCCGCATCGGTACACACGCCAACGGTACATAACTCGAATGGCGCGCAAATCATTTACCCCGAGAAAACGCATGAGTACAAACCATTCGAAGACATACTCAAGCCAGACTATAGGGATCCGGTTGAAACGAAAGCTCATGTGGGCAAGAAAGGGAGCGCTGTGTTGGAACCGACATCTAGCGAAGAATTGCGTGAGTTGGCTATGTCAGCGCCAGCGAACCCCAAAAGCTCCTCTTATGATAAAGATTTCGAACAATACCAAGATTTCTTCAAACAGCTGGAGGATGAAGAACGCAGTTCTTACAAGAATATGCAACCACCTATGATCTACAAGACCGTGACTAAGGAGCCACCCCGTTTCGTTGTCGCGCATAAGCCGCATGAGGTGCACAAGCCCAAAAACGGTAATGTGCAACAAAAAGCAGATTTGGAAGAGCTACAGAAACTGTTAAGTAATGCTCAGGAGCTTGAGAAGTTAGGCGTCACACTACCGGCAGAGTTGTCAGATCAAATAGAGACCAAACTGACTAAACATGCCACCACTGAAAGAACGGAGAAGCAACTTGAGACGGTGACAACACAACCTGTGCATATAGTCACAGCCGAACGTCCTAAACCCAGCGCGGAACTACACGACTTGAAGAGCCAAGTAAGCACAGCTCCAAGTTCGACGCATAAGGACAGAAGCACTGGCTACGCTATTGTAACTCCCGAATCGACAAGTGCTGAGAATGACATACAAGAGTCCAGCGAAAAGGAAGCTTTTTTCTCGCTGACCACACCGAAATCACTTGCACCGAAAGAACCCAAATCCACCACCCCCAGTACTTTAGATCTGCCCGTTTTTAGTGCAACCAAGATCATTGAGGCCGCTATTAAACGCGCAGCTAATAAAATAGGCGTCTCCACCGAACAAACGCTCGGCTTCCAGAAACGCAGCGACACGGATATTTATGCTGATATGGATCCGGGTAGTATGGACGATTTAATGGGTGAGTTTAGTGAGATGAACTATCAGCTGGCTTCACCGGATATCGTAGTCAGCGACGCAATAGCAAGCAAACAAGAAACTGTTGGTATGGAGCAAACTACCACAGCCGCTGACGCAGTTGACATAACACAAGATTTACATGAGCTGCAGCGCTTGATCGGCAATTTACAGGAGCTACAGCGCCTTAATCTCACTGTTTCATCCGAGTTGCTACGCAAAGCAGATGCGAAGTATCTGGAAACGTTGAAGAAACAGCAAACACCCACCGATGACACCACAAAGAACAGACGTCAAAGCGTGACACCAGTAGTAAGCGCGGCAACGAATGTTGCCGGCACGAGCACAACACCCAGAGCCAGTACAAGCAGCGGCTCAGAGCAAGCTGCATCCGATGACGATGCAGACATAGCACCAGACCCAGTAGACATTGCAGCAGCGGCGGATACTGATAGTGCGGCAGTTGATAAGGTGTCTAGTGATAGTAGCAGCACAACGACTACGGAAGAGTCGCGGAACGGTTCGCTCGCCGATCTGGAAGAATCGTTCGGTGGCACGGATACGAATAAGGAGGAACCAAAGCCGCCGAAGCGTAAGAACGGTTTCTATTTTCTAGCCGATTGGAATTCTTTTTTGGAAGTGGGTGATGGCGATGATCAGGTGATTGTGCGTCTGAGTCCGAAAATCGGCGATCCACGCCTGTTCATACCAGTTAAAATACCATAA